The DNA window GCTTCTTGTTGACCTCGGAGGCACTCACCTCGGTGGGCACTTCGCCCTCTTCCTCCTCGCCCGCGCGGTCGCCCCAGTCCAGCGACTCCCAGTGCTCCTTCTCGTCTTCGGGCAGCTCGTCGTACTTAATGCCCTCGCGCACGAACTTGATCGGCACCGAGTGCGACCTCGGCGGCACCAGGTAGCCGTCGGCCACGGCCTCGTCCAGGCCGTAGGCGTCGGTGGGCACGCCGGTCTCCAGCCCGAACAGGTGGTAGGTGTCGCGGTCCACCTCGTTGCGCGGGGTGGCGGTCAGGCCGACCAGGTAGCTGTCGAAGTAGCGGAAGATCGCGCCGTACTTCTGGTAGACGCTGCGGTGCGCCTCGTCGATCACGATCAGGTCGAAGTGGCCGATGCCGTACTTGCGGCGGTCGCCTTCCATCTCCTCGATTAGGCCCATCATCGTTGGGTAGGTGGACAGGAACACCTGCCCCTGCCCGTCCTTCTCGGTGACCAGATTGACCGGGCTGGAATCGGGCAGATGCTTCCTGAACTCGCCCGTCGCCTGATTCACCAGCGCCACGCGGTCGGCGAGGAAGAGTACGCGCTTGACCCAGTTGGCGCGCATCAGCAGTTCCACCAGCGCGATCGCGGTGCGGGTCTTGCCGGTCCCGGTGGCCATGGTCAGCAGACCAGCGCGGCGCCCTTGCGTCAGCGACTCGGTCGTCGCGCGGATGGCGCGGTGCTGGTAGGGACGCTCGACGATGGCGTTGTTGACCTTCAGTTCGCGCAGCGCCACCTGCAGCTGGCGACGCTGGATCGCACGCTCCAGTTCAGCGCGGGTGTAGAAGCCCTGCACTTCGCGCGGCGGGGCGCGACGGTCGTCCCACAGCCAGGTCTTATGGCCGTTGGTGTAGAAGATCAGCGGGCGCTGGCCCTTCATTTCCTCCAGACAGTCGGCGTAGAGCTTGGCCTGCTGCCGGCCCACGTCCGGATCGCTGAAGCTGCGCTTGGCTTCCACCACCGCCAGTGGCTTGCCGTCCGCGCCCCACAGCACGTAGTCGACGAAACCCTCACCCGGCCCGTTGGGCATGCCGGTGACCGGCACCTCGATACTGGCGTTGTCGCCGATGACCCAGCCGGCCTCGCGCAGCAGTACGTCGATGAAGAAGCGGCGGGTGTCGGCTTCGTCGTAGTCGTGCGAATCCGGCACCGCGATGTTGGCGGCCTTGGCCTGGGCCAGCTCGGCGCGCAGCGCGGCCAGTTCGGCGTTGACCTGGGCCAGCGCGGATTCGCGCTCGGCCAAGGTGGCGGCGGCCTCGGCGATGCTGGCCTCGCGCGTCTCGATCTGCGCGTGCTGCGCCTCGATCTCCTGACGGAACCTGGCTTCCTGCTTCTTCAGCTCGTCGCGGGTGAAGGCCACCGCCTCGTCGGCGCGCACGAGCTGCGGCACGCGCTTGTCGTCCCACTCGGCGACGATGCTCTTGGGGTCACTTGCGCGGGTGTAGGTGCGCGCCAGCCAGAACAGCACGTGGAACAACTCGCACACCAGCCGCAGCGCATCGCCGCTGCCGATGCGCTGGTTGCCGTGCACCGCCTGGTTGCCCAGTTTCTGGATCAGCCGCGCCTTCTGGTGGATATGCGGCGGCAGCAGCTTCTCGAACGCCGGCTGGGTCAGCAACACGCCCAGGCTGTTGTCATACGGCATCCGCAGGTCGCGGTCGTTCTCGTACAACCAGTGCACCGCCTGCTCCAGCGCATGGCGGGTGCGCATGCAGCAGGCGCGCGGGTCGGAATGGACCAGTTGCTCCGCTCCTTTCGCCGGCTCGTAGAGCGGTTTGAATTCGGATTGGAGGAACTGGAAGTTGGACATGGCCTACAACGCTCCAATAAACCCACGACACTGCATGGACGCGAGCGACGCCCCAGCCTTGTCGAGGCTAGCTCGCATCTTCTCTCTAAGCGCTTCAATGGAATGCGCCAATTGTAGGAACTTGCGTTGGACTGCAATCGGCGGAAGCGGAATTTCAGCCTCAGATAGCTGCTTTACGTTCAAATGCTTCTGAACTTGTCCACGCTGTTCTGACAGCACCAGCCGCTTCCCCCCAGACGAATTCATGAAGTGAGCGAGGAACTCCGGCAGCATGAGTTTGTTGTTGGTTCTCGCGATCAGAACGTCAATTGCATTGGCTCCGTCAAGGCTGGCCGGCACGACTGCCGCCTTTCCAGGCTGCCCGGATCGAACGGCAACCACATCGCCTGTCCTCAGCATTGTCTTCTTCAGCGGCCCGACATTGTCAGCTTCACTGAAGTAAACAAAGTCTTCAGCGATGATGCGGTTCACGCCGATGTTCAATGACCGAATCGCAGGCACGCCGCTTTCCACGTAGTACGACGCAGGCTTCACAACGATGCCGACTGTAACCTTCTCGCAATTCTCGCCGATCGATGTAACGGGCCATCCCTTGGGATTCGTTACTGGATCTCCAAACATGTCGAGGAACACCGATTGCAACAGCTGATCGAGCTTGGCGATGGCTTCGCGGCGCTTGGCGCGCAGCGCCTCGGCCTTGTCCAGAATCGCCGCGATGCGGTGCTGCTCAGGGAGCGAAGGAAGGGGAACCCTCAGTTCCTTTAGAAACTTGTAGTGCCTGCTGTAGCCCGCGTCCGGAATCCTGGCGTATCGCAGATAGTGATACAGATACTTCGTATCGCACTCCGAAGTCGGCTTGAGCACCTTTACGCCATCGGCCCCCATGGCAAATGGGAAGTCGATGTACTTAATCGCTTTCGTGTGATCGCCAAAGACGATCACGGGCAAGGATTCGCTTCGAAACCTATAAGTCAGATCGTCTGTGTAGCCAGCGACGAACCCTTGCCCTTGATCGACGACTGCCAGGCTTCCAGATTTCTGAAACGCCGATTGAGGCAGTTTGGAATTCCCGCCCGACACATCCCGAACAACATCTGTGAACTGGACCACCTGAGCGCTCACTGCAGCATCCCCTCCAACTCTTCCATTCCACGCATGATCTCGGCTTCCAGTACCTTCAGCTCGGCCAAAATCTTTTGCGGCGGATCGTGCTGCAGAGTCTCGTGCACCAACTGCTTGTAGCGGTTGATCGACAGGTCGTAGTCGTTCCCGGCAATCTCGGCCTTTGGCACCGAGAAGCTCTGATCAGTCCGTGCTCGGCCGGTCGCCTTATCGCGCTGCTGCCAGCGCTTGAGGATGTCCGGCAGGTTGTTGAGTTCGTGCTTGGTCGCATCCAGCGGATTGCGCTTGTCGTCCAGCGAATAGCCGTCCGCCTGCATATCGTAGAACCAGACGTGATCGGTGCCGCCGGAGTTGGTCTTGGTGAACAGCAGGATGGCGGTGGACACGCCGGCATAGGGGCGAAACACGCCCGAAGGCATGGAGACGATGCCGTCCAACTTGTGGTCCTCCACCAGCATGCGGCGCAGGGTCTTGTGCGCGGTGCTGGAGCCGAACAGCACGCCGTCGGGCACGATCACCGCGGCGCGGCCGCCGGGTTTAAGCAGGCGCAGAAACAGCGCCAGGAACAGCAGCTCGGTCTTCTTGGTCTTGACCATCTGCTGCAGGTCCTTGGCCGTGCTCTCGTAGTCGAGCGATCCGGCGAAGGGCGGATTGGCGAGGATCAGGCTGAACTGCCCTTCGACGCCGGCGTGGCTCTGGCTCAGCGAGTCGCGGTTCTCGATGGCCGGGCTCTCCACGCCGTGCAGCAGCATGTTCATGC is part of the Lysobacter firmicutimachus genome and encodes:
- a CDS encoding DEAD/DEAH box helicase family protein is translated as MSNFQFLQSEFKPLYEPAKGAEQLVHSDPRACCMRTRHALEQAVHWLYENDRDLRMPYDNSLGVLLTQPAFEKLLPPHIHQKARLIQKLGNQAVHGNQRIGSGDALRLVCELFHVLFWLARTYTRASDPKSIVAEWDDKRVPQLVRADEAVAFTRDELKKQEARFRQEIEAQHAQIETREASIAEAAATLAERESALAQVNAELAALRAELAQAKAANIAVPDSHDYDEADTRRFFIDVLLREAGWVIGDNASIEVPVTGMPNGPGEGFVDYVLWGADGKPLAVVEAKRSFSDPDVGRQQAKLYADCLEEMKGQRPLIFYTNGHKTWLWDDRRAPPREVQGFYTRAELERAIQRRQLQVALRELKVNNAIVERPYQHRAIRATTESLTQGRRAGLLTMATGTGKTRTAIALVELLMRANWVKRVLFLADRVALVNQATGEFRKHLPDSSPVNLVTEKDGQGQVFLSTYPTMMGLIEEMEGDRRKYGIGHFDLIVIDEAHRSVYQKYGAIFRYFDSYLVGLTATPRNEVDRDTYHLFGLETGVPTDAYGLDEAVADGYLVPPRSHSVPIKFVREGIKYDELPEDEKEHWESLDWGDRAGEEEEGEVPTEVSASEVNKKLFNEHTVDLMLRHVMENGLKVDGGDKIGKTIIFAVNQRHAEFIAQRFDHNYPHHKGEFARVITHAVKYAQTLIDDFSGPPKLPQIAISVDMLDTGIDVPEVVNLVFFKAVRSKVKFLQMIGRGTRLCPNLFGPGQDKQEFFIFDFCGNFEYFNENPAGAVSPMSEPLGKRLFKRRLELLALLPVKTERDDARAAAEDRGLYDALGPLRQGIIDHLHGEVAAMNLNNFIVRPEREHVTRFAQREQWDQLGETALVELRDHVAGLPSEQEVEHITAKLFDLACLGLQVALIKATRDFIGYRDRVIEVTTQLETMEAIPAVKEQLALIQEIQSEAFWKDITLPMIENVRRRLRGLVKFIERKAIGPVYTVLTDEIGESAEIQLKDFSTGINVAQYKRKVEAYIRANEGHIAVAKLRHNKPLTPTDLKELERFVYEADVVEGRSRFEQIYGVDVSLPLFIRSLVGLDRNAAKEAFGRFLDEGRYSSQQIRFVDMIIDRLTSTGVMDPGMLYEPPFTAVHYEGVDGAFSDADAVSIISILAEINLRAAA
- a CDS encoding restriction endonuclease subunit S; translated protein: MSAQVVQFTDVVRDVSGGNSKLPQSAFQKSGSLAVVDQGQGFVAGYTDDLTYRFRSESLPVIVFGDHTKAIKYIDFPFAMGADGVKVLKPTSECDTKYLYHYLRYARIPDAGYSRHYKFLKELRVPLPSLPEQHRIAAILDKAEALRAKRREAIAKLDQLLQSVFLDMFGDPVTNPKGWPVTSIGENCEKVTVGIVVKPASYYVESGVPAIRSLNIGVNRIIAEDFVYFSEADNVGPLKKTMLRTGDVVAVRSGQPGKAAVVPASLDGANAIDVLIARTNNKLMLPEFLAHFMNSSGGKRLVLSEQRGQVQKHLNVKQLSEAEIPLPPIAVQRKFLQLAHSIEALREKMRASLDKAGASLASMQCRGFIGAL
- a CDS encoding class I SAM-dependent DNA methyltransferase; the encoded protein is MITGTIKNQVDQIWNAFWSGGISNPMEVIEQMTYLLFIKSLDELHTKEEKKANRLKREIENPIFNSKQQKLRWSVFKQMGDPAAMYDVVANKVFPFIKSLGEGEDSTYSRHMKDARFTIPTPALLAKVVDMLDAIPMEDRDTKGDLYEYMLGKIATAGQNGQFRTPRHIIKLMVEMMAPKPSDVICDPACGSAGFLVAAAEYLQRHHEQEIYATKKTAERFNRDTFHGFDFDSTMLRVGSMNMLLHGVESPAIENRDSLSQSHAGVEGQFSLILANPPFAGSLDYESTAKDLQQMVKTKKTELLFLALFLRLLKPGGRAAVIVPDGVLFGSSTAHKTLRRMLVEDHKLDGIVSMPSGVFRPYAGVSTAILLFTKTNSGGTDHVWFYDMQADGYSLDDKRNPLDATKHELNNLPDILKRWQQRDKATGRARTDQSFSVPKAEIAGNDYDLSINRYKQLVHETLQHDPPQKILAELKVLEAEIMRGMEELEGMLQ